One window of the Salvelinus alpinus chromosome 13, SLU_Salpinus.1, whole genome shotgun sequence genome contains the following:
- the LOC139536767 gene encoding uncharacterized protein, whose protein sequence is MRMYSLLLLLLGSSHGVFTQLPELMEEEGSGVTEATPEPEPVDDTYWSGTAPICMGGCKGRHQELKKDRCGDSDCCWFGYKSLCRVNCGRPDVDYNGMVYGNDWWVGSVVRYACRSGFLLVGDPARACQSNGGWTPKPSCLRVCRQGRVEITEKELETATCSSTCPLKSYMGPLKQGCYGIDNCRKMNPDWKRWFTRCDTCLCDCHIACASLG, encoded by the exons ATGAGAATGTActcactgctgctactgctcctgGGGTCCTCACACGGGGTATTCACACAGCTGCCTGAGTTAATGGAGGAGGAAGGTAGCG GTGTGACAGAGGCGACTCCAGAGCCAGAACCTGTGGATGACACCTACTGGTCAGGCACAGCCCCCATCTGTATGGGAGGTTGTAAGGGGAGACACCAGGAACTGAAGAAGGATCGCTGCGGGGACTCTGACTGCTGCTGGTTTGGCTATAAATCCCTCTGCAGAG TGAACTGTGGGAGGCCTGACGTGGACTATAACGGGATGGTGTACGGGAACGACTGGTGGGTGGGCTCAGTTGTCCGGTACGCCTGTCGCTCTGGCTTCCTATTGGTAGGGGACCCTGCCCGAGCCTGCCAATCCAATGGAGGCTGGACCCCCAAACCCTCCTGTCTCA GGGTGTGTCGTCAGGGCCGTGTGGAGATCACGGAGAAGGAGCTAGAAACGGCTACCTGCTCCTCCACCTGTCCCCTGAAGTCCTACATGGGGCCTCTGAAGCAGGGCTGCTACGGCATCGACAACTGCAGGAAGATGAATCCTGACTGGAAGCGCTGGTTCACCCGCTGTGACACGTGCCTGTGTGATTGCCACATCGCCTGTG CATCTTTAGGTTAA